The DNA window TGCAGCACCCGCTGCACGAGCGGCTGCAGGCGTACTACATGTTCGCGCAGTGCCGTGCGGGCCAGCGCGCCCGCGCACTGGAGTCCTATCAGCAGTTCAGCAGATCGATGCAGCGCGAGCTCGGCCTCGACCCGTGCCAGAAGCTGCAGAAGTTGCATCAGGACATCCTGGCCGCCTCGGATGTGTCGGTGAGCGCCATGCTCAACAGCCGTCACGCCGGGTATCTGATCGGCTGGTACTCCCCCGAATTCCGCACAGCCACCGCCGAACCCGCCTAGCGGTCCCGCAGCAACTCGTCCACCAGCGCGGTCGAATGCGTCGCCGACCGCATAGCGGGATGGTCGAGTACCTCCCGCAGAAAATCCCGGGTCGTCTCCACCCGTGCCCCGGAAATCCGGAATTCGGCCAGGGCTCGCCGCATGCGTGCGAGCGCCTGGTCCCGGTCCGGCGCCCAGACGATGAGCTTGGCCAACAGCGAATCATAGTGCGGCGATATGGAATAACCGGCGTGCACATGAGTATCGACGCGCACGAATGGACCACCCGGCGGTGTGAATTCGGCCACAATTCCGGGAGCGGGGGCGAAATCGTTCGCCGGATCCTCCGCATTGATACGGCACTCAATTGCCGCACCATTCAGGGAAATACGATCCTGGGTGATGCCGAGCGATTTCCCGGTCGCGATTCGGATCTGTTCGGCGATCAGATCTATACCGGTAACCATTTCGGTCACCGGATGTTCCACCTGAATTCGACAGTTCACCTCCATAAAATAGTAATTACCCCCGCGATCCACCAGAAATTCCACGGTTCCGGCGCCGACGTAGCCCGCCTCCAGCACACCGTCCACCGCGGATTTGCCCATCCGTGCCGCCAGCCCGTCCGGTAGCCGCGCTGCGGGCGACTCCTCGATGAGCTTCTGATGTCTGCGCTGCACCGAGCAGTCGCGTTCACCGAGGTGCACACCGTTGCCATAACCGTCGCACAGCACCTGGATCTCCACATGCCTGGCGCCCTCGAGGTACTTCTCCAGATAGACTCGACTGTCGCCGAACAACATTCGCGCCGTCGCGCGGGTCTCCTGGAAGGCGCGCGGGAACGACGCGCTCTCGCGCACCACCTGCATACCGCGCCCGCCGCCACCAGCGGCCGCCTTGATGATCACCGGATAGCCGATCAAATCGGCGAGCGCGTGCGCCTCGTCGGGCTCGAGCGGATCCAGACTGCCGGGCAGCAGCGGCAGCCCCGCCTTGGCCATCAGCGTGCGCGCCGACTGCTTGTCGCCGAGTTGAGCCATCACATCGGCGGGCGGACCGATCAGCGTCACCCCCGCGGCACGGCAGGCATCCGCGAAATCCGGTGACTCCGAAAGGAATCCGTAGCCGGGATGGATCGCGTCGGCACCGGTCAGCTCGGCGGCGGCCAGCACGGCCGCGGCATTGAGATAGCTGCGCTTGGCCGCCGCGGGACCGATCTGCACCGATTCGTCGGCGAAATGCACCACAGCCGACTCCGCGTCGGCAACCGAATGCACCGCGACGGTGCGCACCCCGAGTTCCCGGCAGGTGCGCGCCACTCGCAGCGCGATCTCGCCGCGATTGGCGATCAGAATCTTCTCGAACATCGCGTCCCGCACTCTCTTACGCCACCGACCGGACCGAAACCTGCTGCCGCGCACCGAACCGGCGGAACCGGGCGCGCCGCTCGGTCGCGAGGTCCTCACCGCTGCGCCCGGTCAGTTCGCGCAGACTCGCCGCCAGCGCCCGATGCAGCTGGTTCGCCGCTGCCAGCGGGGCCGACCCGACATCGTCGCCGGGTTCGGGCAGCACCGCGTCGACGACACCGAGACGCAGCAGATCGCCGGCGGTAAGCGACAGCGCGGCAGCGGCTTTCGGTGCGGCGGCGGGATCGTTCCAGACGATGGCCGCGCACCCCTCCGGGCTGATCACCGAGTACGTGCCGTTGGCGAACATCAGCACCCGGTTCGCGACACCGAGCGCGAGCGCGCCACCGCTGCCGCCCTCACCGATCACCACGCTGATCACCGGCACGCGCAGCGCCGACATCAATCGGATGTTCTCGGCGATCACGACCGCCTGGCCCTGCTCCTCGGCGGCCGCGCCGGGATAGGCGCCCGGGGTGTCGATGAGAGTGATCACGGGCAGCCCCAGCTTCTCGGCGAAACGCATGAGCCGTGCGGACTTTCGGTAACCCGCCGGTGTCGGCATGCCGAAGTTGCGCGCCATCATCTCCTTCGGCTCATGGCCTTTCTGCTGCCCGATCACCACGACCGGTTGATCACCGAGCCACGCGGTGCCGCCGACAATGGCGGGGCAATCCCCGGAAATGCGGTCCCCGCGCAGCTCGTGGAAACCGTCGAAGGCGAGGGCGAAGTAGTCCAGGGCGGTCGGCCGGCTCGGGGTGCGGGCGCGCCGGACCTGCACCCAGGGATCGCTGTCGGCGACCCGATCCGGATCGGTGATCGTGCCCGCATCGAGTTCGGTCACCGCCTCGCCGGTCGGGTCGACCGGTCCGGCGATCCGCAATAACGACCCCAGTGCCTGCCGCAGGCCCACGCGCGGCACGATCATGTCGATCAGCCCACACTCCAACAGGAATTCGGCGGTCTGGAACTTCGGGGGCAACTCCTGCCGGATGGTCTGCTCGATCACCCGGCGGCCCGCGAAACCCAGTCGCGCGCCGGGCTCGGCGATCAGCACATCCGACAGAGTGGCGAACGATGCGGCCACTCCCCCGTAGGTCGGGTCGGTGATCAAGGTCATGGTGAGAATCCCGGCGCGGTCCAACTGCTCCAGCGCCGCACTGGTTTTCGCCATCTGCATCAGCGACAGCGGTCCCTCCTGCATCCGGGCGCCGCCCGAGGCGGTGACAATGAGCAGCGGAATCCGTTCGGCCAACGCCGTTTCCGCGGCCGCGGTGATCATCTCGCCGACCGCGGTGCCCAGCGAGCCACCGAGGAAACGGAAATCCATCGCCGCGATGAGCACCGGATTGCCCTCGATCGCCGCGAGCGCGCACAGGACGGCGTCGTGCATGCCGGTGCGCGCCCGCGCGGCGGCCAGCCGATCGCGGTAGGGCTTGGTGTCGGTGAAGGTCAGCGGGTCGTCGTCGGTGGGGATGACCGCGAGCGGTTCGAAGCGGCCCTCGTCGGCGAGCTGGGCGATGCGCTGCTCGGCGGTGATCGGGGTATGTCTGCCGCATTCGCCGCAGACACCGAGGTCGCGGGCGAATCGCTTGCCGTACAGCGGAATCAGACAGGCCGGGCAGAGCACCCAGTCCGCGGCGCCGTCGAGGCCGTGTGCTGACTTCATCACGCGTGTCTCCTGTGCTGAGGGGAAAGGGGTGACCGGCCGGGACGGCGTTGTCCGGTGATCACCCGAACAGCCTGGACGCGCCCGCTAGAGAACAACTCGACTCCAGCACTCGAGTCAGGTTCGAGGTCTCCCTTCGATGCTTGATCCCACGATCGAAGGGAGATAACGCTATGAACCCCAACGCATCCGGTGGTGCGGAATGAGCCGCCGCGTTGTCGTCACCGGACTCGGTGTCCGCGCGCCCGGCGGCTCGGGCAAGGACGAGTTCTGGAAGCTGCTGTCCGAAGGCCGCACCGCCACGCGCCGGATTTCGTTCTTCGACCCCAGCCCGTACCGATCCCAGGTCGCGGGCGAGGCCGACTTCGACCCGGTACTGGAAGGGTTGTCGCCCAGGGAAATTCGACGCATGGATCGGGCGGTGCAGTTCGCCGTGGTGTGCGGGCGGGAGGCGGTGGCCGACAGCGGCATCGATATCGGAACGCTGGATCCGCACCGGCTCGGCGTCAGCCTCGGCAGCGCGGTCGCCGCGGCTACCAGCCTGGAGCAGGAGTACCTGGTGCTGTCCGACTCCGGCCGGAACTGGCTGGTCGACCAGACCTACCTCTCGCCGCACATGTTCGACTACATGGTGCCCAGCGTGATGCCCGCCGAGGTGGCCTGGAGTGTGGGCGCCGAAGGCCCGGTCGCCATGGTCTC is part of the Nocardia sp. NBC_00565 genome and encodes:
- a CDS encoding acetyl-CoA carboxylase biotin carboxylase subunit, with translation MFEKILIANRGEIALRVARTCRELGVRTVAVHSVADAESAVVHFADESVQIGPAAAKRSYLNAAAVLAAAELTGADAIHPGYGFLSESPDFADACRAAGVTLIGPPADVMAQLGDKQSARTLMAKAGLPLLPGSLDPLEPDEAHALADLIGYPVIIKAAAGGGGRGMQVVRESASFPRAFQETRATARMLFGDSRVYLEKYLEGARHVEIQVLCDGYGNGVHLGERDCSVQRRHQKLIEESPAARLPDGLAARMGKSAVDGVLEAGYVGAGTVEFLVDRGGNYYFMEVNCRIQVEHPVTEMVTGIDLIAEQIRIATGKSLGITQDRISLNGAAIECRINAEDPANDFAPAPGIVAEFTPPGGPFVRVDTHVHAGYSISPHYDSLLAKLIVWAPDRDQALARMRRALAEFRISGARVETTRDFLREVLDHPAMRSATHSTALVDELLRDR
- the accA gene encoding acetyl-CoA carboxylase carboxyl transferase subunit alpha, translated to MKSAHGLDGAADWVLCPACLIPLYGKRFARDLGVCGECGRHTPITAEQRIAQLADEGRFEPLAVIPTDDDPLTFTDTKPYRDRLAAARARTGMHDAVLCALAAIEGNPVLIAAMDFRFLGGSLGTAVGEMITAAAETALAERIPLLIVTASGGARMQEGPLSLMQMAKTSAALEQLDRAGILTMTLITDPTYGGVAASFATLSDVLIAEPGARLGFAGRRVIEQTIRQELPPKFQTAEFLLECGLIDMIVPRVGLRQALGSLLRIAGPVDPTGEAVTELDAGTITDPDRVADSDPWVQVRRARTPSRPTALDYFALAFDGFHELRGDRISGDCPAIVGGTAWLGDQPVVVIGQQKGHEPKEMMARNFGMPTPAGYRKSARLMRFAEKLGLPVITLIDTPGAYPGAAAEEQGQAVVIAENIRLMSALRVPVISVVIGEGGSGGALALGVANRVLMFANGTYSVISPEGCAAIVWNDPAAAPKAAAALSLTAGDLLRLGVVDAVLPEPGDDVGSAPLAAANQLHRALAASLRELTGRSGEDLATERRARFRRFGARQQVSVRSVA